A single genomic interval of Plodia interpunctella isolate USDA-ARS_2022_Savannah chromosome 14, ilPloInte3.2, whole genome shotgun sequence harbors:
- the Taf11 gene encoding transcription initiation factor TFIID subunit 11 produces the protein MADNPSSDGLSEAERLREEELAQELEHSDSNEEDSQEISLEIEEKLLKDEPEYTTLVNYGESIPSTTIESEIVETYSDSSQNVETVHRADELGNIYTDNSDNFLSSQPDTLTEVTDQYEPYINEYSFDNSHLIDPTQTENNEKYDVNDTLNKDTIVMPDINEFQQSETTNYESQMTEEMLMSEREREKKSKKELEEEEREKMQVLVSNFTEEQLDRYEMYRRAAFPKAAVKRLMQTITGCSVGQNVVIAMSGIAKVFVGEVVEEALEVLEKSGEAGPLQPKHLREALRRLRMRGAIPTRKAHRSFFRL, from the exons atggcTGATAATCCGAGCAGTGACGGGCTTTCTGAAGCTGAAAGGTTGCGAG aagAAGAATTAGCTCAGGAGTTGGAACACAGTGACTCTAATGAAGAGGATTCGCAAGAAATATCTCTTGAAATTGAAGAGAAGTTGTTGAAGGATGAGCCAGAGT ATACTACTCTTGTAAATTATGGAGAAAGCATACCAAGCACAACCATTGAGAGTGAGATTGTTGAAACTTACTCTGACAGTTCTCAGAATGTGGAGACAGTGCATAGGGCAGATGAACTCggaaatatttatacagaCAATTCTGATAACTTCTTAAGCTCTCAGCCTGATACACTGACTGAAGTGACAGACCAATATGAACCATACATCAACGAATACTCGTTTGATAACTCTCATCTCATTGACCCTACACAAACAGAAAATAACGAGAAATATGATGTCAATGATACTTTGAATAAAGATACCATTGTGATGCCAGATATTAATGAATTTCAACAAAGTGAAACAACAAATTATGAATCTCAGATGACAGAAGAGATGTTAATGAGTGAAAGGGAAAGGGAGAAAAAGAGTAAAAAGGAGCTAGAAGAGGAAGAACGTGAAAAGATGCA aGTGCTAGTATCAAATTTCACAGAAGAGCAGCTAGACAGGTACGAGATGTATCGGCGCGCGGCGTTCCCCAAGGCGGCAGTGAAGCGGTTGATGCAGACTATTACTGGATGCTCCGTGGGACAGAATGTCGTTATAGCCATGTCGGGTATCGCCAAAGTGTTTGTTGGGGAAGTTGTTGAAGAAG CACTGGAAGTTTTGGAGAAATCAGGTGAAGCTGGTCCTTTGCAGCCCAAACATCTTAGGGAAGCCTTAAGAAGGTTAAGGATGAGAGGAGCTATACCGACGAGGAAAGCCCATCGGAGTTTTTTTAGGCTTTAG
- the SdhA gene encoding succinate dehydrogenase [ubiquinone] flavoprotein subunit, mitochondrial has product MSALIKVAVSKSPASLATYLYRNLHLSVGGARPAKDASTNSNTTKAYTVIDHKHDALVIGAGGAGLRAAFGLVQEGFKTAVVTKLFPTRSHTVAAQGGINAALGNMEEDNWLWHMYDTVKGSDWLGDQDAIHYMTREAPHAVIELDNYGMPFSRTPEGRIYQRAFGGQSLKFGKGGQAHRCCAVADRTGHSLLHTLYGQSLRYDCEYFIEYFAMDLLMEDGVCKGCIALNLEDGTLHRFQAKNTILATGGTGRSYFSCTSAHTCTGDGTAMATRAGLQNEDMEFVQFHPTGIYGAGCLITEGCRGEGGFLVNAKGERFMERYAPVAKDLASRDVVSRAMTVEIMEGRGCGPEKDHVHLQLHHLPPDQLKQRLPGISETAMIFAGVDVTKEPIPVLPTVHYNMGGTPTNYRGEVLTHRDGCDRVVAGLFAAGEASCASVHGANRLGANSLLDLVVFGRACALTIADIAKPGDAQAPLKDSTGENSIANLDRVRYANGSIPTADLRLRMQKCMQKNAAVFRQQSTLEEGQKQIHEIYNQIGDVKVSDRSLIWNSDLVETLELQNLLLNAVQIVEGALARQESRGAHAREDYKTRRDEFDYSKPLEGQSKLPFEKHWRKHTLAQTDVQSGQTTLTYRPVIDQTLDTQECETVPPVIRTY; this is encoded by the exons ATGAGCGCATTAATTAAGGTCGCTGTATCAAAGAGCCCGGCATCATTG GCTACATACCTGTACAGAAACCTGCATCTTTCTGTTGGAGGAGCCCGACCTGCGAAAGATGCCTCAACAAACAGCAACACAACAAAAGCATACACAGTTATAGACCACAAGCATGACGCATTGGTTATTGGAGCAGGTGGTGCCGGACTCCGAGCTGCATTTGGATTGGTACAAGAGGGATTCAAGACTGCTGTAGTCACTAAGCTGTTCCCAACGAGATCCCACACGGTGGCAGCCCAAGGTGGCATCAATGCTGCTCTAG GCAACATGGAAGAAGACAATTGGTTATGGCACATGTACGACACTGTGAAGGGATCTGACTGGCTCGGAGATCAG GACGCAATTCACTACATGACTCGGGAAGCGCCGCACGCGGTGATCGAGCTGGACAACTACGGCATGCCGTTCTCCCGCACTCCCGAGGGCAGGATCTACCAGCGCGCCTTCGGAGGACAGTCCCTCAAGTTTGGGAAGGGCGGACAGGCGCATAGGTGCTGCGCTGTGGCGGACAG AACGGGCCACTCCCTGCTGCACACGCTGTACGGCCAGTCACTGCGCTACGACTGCGAGTACTTCATCGAGTACTTCGCCATGGACCTGCTGATGGAGGACGGCGTCTGCAAGGGCTGCATCGCGCTCAACCTTGAGGACGGAACTCTGCACAG GTTCCAGGCCAAGAACACGATCCTGGCGACGGGCGGCACGGGCCGCTCGTACTTCAGCTGCACGTCCGCGCACACGTGCACCGGCGACGGCACCGCCATGGCTACTCGAGCTGGGCTACAGAACGAGGATATGGAGTTCGTCCAGTTCCATCCCACTg GTATCTACGGCGCCGGCTGCCTGATAACGGAGGGTTGCCGCGGAGAAGGTGGATTCCTGGTGAATGCCAAGGGTGAGCGGTTCATGGAGCGGTACGCGCCCGTCGCGAAGGACCTCGCCAGTCGGGACGTCGTCTCTAGAGCCATGACCGTCGAGATCATGGAAG GCCGAGGCTGTGGTCCGGAGAAAGACCACGTGCACCTCCAACTCCACCACCTGCCCCCGGACCAGCTGAAGCAGCGGCTGCCCGGCATCTCCGAGACGGCCATGATCTTCGCCGGTGTTGACGTCACCAAGGAGCCCATACCTGTGTTGCCGACCGTACATTACAACATGGGAGGCACGCCTACTAATTACAGAGGAGAG GTGCTGACGCACCGCGACGGCTGCGACCGCGTGGTGGCGGGGCTGTTCGCGGCGGGCGAGGCGTCGTGCGCGTCCGTGCACGGCGCCAACCGGCTGGGCGCCAACTCCCTGCTCGACCTGGTCGTGTTCGGCCGCGCCTGCGCGCTCACCATCGCTGACATCGCCAAACCGGGCGATGCGCAGGCGCCACTCAAAGAT TCGACCGGAGAGAACAGCATCGCGAATCTGGATCGCGTGCGATACGCGAACGGCAGTATCCCCACGGCGGACCTGCGCCTGCGCATGCAGAAGTGTATGCAGAAGAATGCTGCCGTCTTCAGGCAGCAGAGCACCCTGGAAGAAG GTCAAAAGCAAATCCACGAGATCTACAATCAGATCGGCGACGTGAAGGTGTCGGACCGGTCGCTGATCTGGAACAGCGACCTGGTGGAGACGCTGGAGCTGCAGAACCTGCTGCTCAACGCCGTGCAGATCGTGGAGGGCGCGCTGGCGCGGCAGGAGTCGCGCGGCGCGCACGCGCGCGAGGACTACAAGACCAGGCGCGACGAGTTCGACTACTCCAAGCCGCTGGAGGGACAG TCGAAACTGCCGTTCGAGAAGCACTGGCGGAAGCACACGCTGGCGCAGACGGACGTGCAGAGCGGACAGACCACGCTGACGTACCGCCCCGTCATCGACCAGACCCTCGACACGCAGGAGTGCGAGACTGTGCCGCCCGTCATCAGGACCTACTGA